A stretch of Janibacter endophyticus DNA encodes these proteins:
- the yidD gene encoding membrane protein insertion efficiency factor YidD — protein MTSASVLATPFVLLVRGYQRFVSPLLPARCRYYPTCSAYGITALRRFGPLRGGYLTLHRLLRCHPWSAGGIDFVPDRWAERGSPALREPRLGDDTPALSEADLADLRRRTGAPRQRRTTSS, from the coding sequence ATGACCTCGGCCTCGGTGCTCGCCACCCCCTTCGTCCTGCTCGTCCGCGGTTACCAGCGGTTCGTCTCCCCGCTGCTGCCCGCCCGCTGCCGCTACTACCCGACCTGCTCGGCGTACGGGATCACCGCCCTGCGCCGCTTCGGGCCGCTGCGCGGTGGTTACCTCACCCTCCACCGTCTCCTCCGATGCCACCCCTGGTCGGCCGGCGGGATCGACTTCGTCCCCGACCGCTGGGCCGAGCGCGGGTCACCCGCGCTGCGCGAGCCCCGGCTCGGTGATGACACCCCGGCCCTCTCCGAGGCCGACCTTGCAGACCTCCGGCGCCGCACCGGCGCACCCCGACAGCGAAGGACGACCTCCTCGTGA
- the rnpA gene encoding ribonuclease P protein component, translating to MLPAQHRLTERGELTATVRGPGARRQGSRLLVVHARHTDARSALPPRVGVVVSKAVGNAVARNRVKRRLRAQVAPLLPAVPPGTDLVLRANPAAAGATSAQIGEALARAIGSLTAEIAPAGAGR from the coding sequence GTGTTGCCCGCGCAGCACCGACTGACGGAGCGCGGGGAGCTCACGGCAACGGTCCGCGGTCCCGGCGCACGTCGCCAGGGATCCCGGCTGCTCGTGGTCCACGCCCGTCACACCGACGCACGGTCGGCACTGCCACCGCGCGTCGGTGTTGTCGTGTCCAAGGCCGTCGGCAACGCCGTCGCCCGCAACCGGGTGAAGCGCCGGCTCCGCGCCCAGGTCGCCCCCCTCCTCCCGGCGGTCCCGCCGGGCACCGACCTCGTGCTCCGGGCCAACCCGGCGGCCGCCGGCGCCACGTCGGCCCAGATCGGCGAGGCGCTGGCCCGCGCGATCGGCAGCCTCACCGCGGAGATCGCCCCCGCGGGAGCCGGCCGATGA
- the rpmH gene encoding 50S ribosomal protein L34 — MSKRTFQPNNRRRAKTHGFRLRMRTRAGRAILANRRAKGRSKLSA, encoded by the coding sequence ATGAGCAAGCGCACCTTCCAGCCGAACAACCGTCGCCGCGCCAAGACGCACGGCTTCCGCCTCCGCATGCGGACCCGCGCCGGCCGGGCCATCCTGGCCAACCGTCGTGCCAAGGGCCGCTCGAAGCTCTCCGCCTGA
- the dnaA gene encoding chromosomal replication initiator protein DnaA, with amino-acid sequence MADAETDFAEVWRSTLDSLDADGVPVGRRAFLTLAQLVGLLDSTALIAVPDDFSKEFVEQRLRMQLTQALSAQLGREVRIAVTVDPSLAGDEDESPAEAEDNPFAGRLRDERPETTADVTEHGRPAEADPMGRHGLATEEPLPLGDLTPTATVTPISTATRNGRAVQAENVELTRLNPKYLFDTFVIGSSNRFAHAAAVAVAEAPAKAYNPLFVYGESGLGKTHLLHAIGHYARNLYPHVKVRYVNSEEFTNDFINSIRDDKAAAFQARYRDVDVLLIDDIQFLSGKMQTQEEFFHTFNTLHNANKQVVITSDVKPKLLSGFEERMRSRFEWGLLTDVQPPDLETRIAILRKKAIQERLSVPDEVLEFIASRISTNIRELEGALIRVTAFASLNRQPVDLGLAQIVLKDLIPHEVPNEIDAATIMAQTASYFGVTIEDLQGPSRTRALTTARQIAMYLVRELTDDSLPQIGKLFGGRDHTTVMHANRKIGELMAERRAIYNQVTELTNRIKQQSSS; translated from the coding sequence GTGGCGGATGCCGAGACGGACTTCGCCGAGGTCTGGCGTTCCACCCTCGACTCCCTCGACGCAGACGGTGTCCCCGTCGGCCGCCGTGCCTTCCTCACCCTCGCCCAGCTCGTCGGGCTGCTCGACAGCACGGCGCTCATCGCCGTGCCGGACGACTTCAGCAAGGAGTTCGTCGAGCAGCGGCTGCGCATGCAGCTGACCCAGGCGCTCTCCGCCCAGCTCGGCCGCGAGGTCCGGATCGCCGTGACGGTCGACCCCAGCCTGGCCGGCGACGAGGACGAGAGCCCCGCCGAGGCGGAGGACAACCCCTTCGCCGGAAGGCTGCGCGACGAGCGCCCCGAGACCACCGCCGACGTGACCGAGCACGGTCGGCCGGCCGAGGCCGACCCGATGGGCCGGCACGGACTGGCGACCGAGGAGCCGCTGCCGCTCGGTGACCTCACGCCGACGGCCACGGTCACGCCGATCTCGACCGCGACCCGCAACGGCCGGGCCGTGCAGGCCGAGAACGTCGAGCTGACCCGGCTCAACCCGAAGTACCTCTTCGACACCTTCGTCATCGGCTCGAGCAACCGCTTCGCCCACGCCGCGGCCGTCGCGGTCGCCGAGGCGCCGGCCAAGGCGTACAACCCGCTCTTCGTCTACGGCGAGTCCGGGCTCGGCAAGACCCACCTGCTGCACGCCATCGGGCACTACGCGCGCAACCTCTACCCCCACGTCAAGGTGCGCTACGTGAACTCCGAGGAGTTCACCAACGACTTCATCAACTCGATCCGCGACGACAAGGCCGCTGCCTTCCAGGCCCGCTACCGCGACGTCGACGTGCTGCTCATCGACGACATCCAGTTCCTCAGTGGCAAGATGCAGACGCAGGAGGAGTTCTTCCACACCTTCAACACGCTGCACAACGCCAACAAGCAGGTCGTCATCACGAGCGACGTCAAGCCGAAGCTGCTCTCCGGCTTCGAGGAGCGCATGCGCAGCCGCTTCGAGTGGGGCCTGCTCACCGACGTGCAGCCGCCCGACCTCGAGACCCGGATCGCGATCCTGCGCAAGAAGGCGATCCAGGAGCGGCTCTCGGTGCCCGACGAGGTCCTCGAGTTCATCGCCAGCCGGATCTCGACGAACATCCGCGAGCTCGAGGGTGCCCTCATCCGGGTCACCGCCTTCGCGAGCCTCAACCGGCAGCCGGTCGACCTCGGCCTGGCCCAGATCGTGCTCAAGGACCTCATCCCGCACGAGGTGCCCAACGAGATCGACGCGGCGACGATCATGGCGCAGACCGCCTCGTACTTCGGCGTGACGATCGAGGACCTCCAGGGGCCGTCCCGCACCCGGGCGCTCACGACGGCCCGCCAGATCGCGATGTACCTCGTCCGAGAGCTGACCGACGACTCGCTGCCCCAGATCGGCAAGCTCTTCGGCGGGCGCGACCACACGACGGTCATGCACGCCAACCGCAAGATCGGCGAGCTCATGGCCGAGCGCCGGGCGATCTACAACCAGGTCACCGAACTGACGAACCGGATCAAGCAGCAGTCGAGCAGCTGA
- the dnaN gene encoding DNA polymerase III subunit beta, giving the protein MKFRVERDVLAEAVTWVARGLPARPPVPVLAGVLITADEGGTVTLSAFDYEVSARITVAADVEEAGTVLVLGRLLADISRNLPGKPVDVVTDGSKVQVTCGSSRFSLLQMPADEYPTLPTAPEGSGTIDGSVFTQAVSQVSIAADRGDSLPILTGVRVEVEGETMTLLATDRYRLAMRELTWSPGTSDASHVALIPARTLAETARSLGAVGTIDIALGSAAGGDGLVGFEAGQRRTTSRLLDGEYPKVAKIFPTSSETEAVIATADLIEAVKRVALVAERTTPVRLRFSEGQLAIEAGTGEDAQASEALEASVTGPDITVAFNPGYLLDGLGALGSDWTRMSFTGALKAAMITGQTSQDGELDTTYRYVLQPVRLAG; this is encoded by the coding sequence GTGAAGTTCCGCGTCGAGCGTGACGTCCTCGCCGAGGCGGTCACCTGGGTTGCTCGTGGTCTGCCGGCGCGCCCGCCGGTACCCGTCCTCGCTGGTGTCCTCATCACCGCCGACGAAGGGGGGACCGTCACCCTGTCCGCCTTCGACTACGAGGTCTCCGCCCGGATCACCGTCGCGGCCGACGTCGAGGAGGCCGGCACCGTGCTCGTCCTCGGTCGACTCCTCGCCGACATCTCCCGCAACCTCCCGGGCAAGCCGGTCGACGTCGTCACCGACGGCAGCAAGGTCCAGGTCACCTGCGGCAGCTCGCGCTTCTCGCTGCTGCAGATGCCGGCCGACGAGTACCCGACCCTGCCCACCGCGCCCGAGGGCTCCGGCACGATCGACGGCTCCGTCTTCACCCAGGCCGTCTCGCAGGTCTCCATCGCCGCCGACCGCGGCGACTCCCTGCCGATCCTCACCGGTGTCCGGGTCGAGGTCGAGGGCGAGACGATGACGCTGCTCGCCACGGACCGCTACCGCCTCGCGATGCGCGAGCTCACGTGGTCGCCGGGCACCTCCGACGCCAGCCACGTCGCGCTCATCCCGGCGCGCACCCTCGCCGAGACCGCCCGCTCCCTCGGCGCCGTCGGCACGATCGACATCGCCCTCGGGTCCGCCGCCGGCGGCGACGGCCTCGTCGGCTTCGAGGCCGGGCAGCGCCGCACCACCTCGCGTCTGCTCGACGGCGAGTACCCCAAGGTCGCGAAGATCTTCCCGACGAGCAGCGAGACCGAGGCGGTCATCGCGACCGCAGACCTCATCGAGGCCGTCAAGCGCGTCGCCCTCGTCGCCGAGCGCACCACCCCGGTGCGGCTGCGCTTCTCCGAGGGCCAGCTGGCGATCGAGGCCGGCACCGGCGAGGACGCCCAGGCCTCCGAGGCGCTCGAGGCGAGCGTCACCGGCCCGGACATCACCGTCGCCTTCAACCCCGGCTACCTGCTCGACGGGCTCGGCGCCCTGGGCAGCGACTGGACCCGGATGTCCTTCACCGGCGCGCTCAAGGCGGCGATGATCACCGGCCAGACGAGCCAGGACGGCGAGCTCGACACGACCTACCGCTACGTCCTCCAGCCGGTGCGACTCGCCGGCTGA
- the gnd gene encoding phosphogluconate dehydrogenase (NAD(+)-dependent, decarboxylating) → MQLGLIGLGKMGGNMRERIRRAGHEVVGYDRNKAVSDAKSVQDMIDQLEAPRVVWVMVPAGEITRSVVQDLSARLEPGDLVIDGGNSRFTDDFENAAMLKDKGIGYLDCGVSGGIWGLENGYGLMVGGLKKHVTRAMPIFDALRPEGPRDEGFVHAGEVGAGHYVKMVHNGIEYGLMHAYAEGYELLEKKDIVKDVPGAFKAWSRGTVVRSWLLDLMVKALEDNPEMDDVSDYTADSGEGRWTVEEAIANAVPMPVISASLFARFASRQEASPAMQAVAALRGQFGGHQVMTIDEGHDLRKESAVGGPKKATTAQRKEASKEKKASKKTAAKKAAKAGPSSGSGSTGGATGPTSGSRSTRSH, encoded by the coding sequence ATGCAGCTCGGACTCATCGGCCTCGGCAAGATGGGCGGCAACATGCGGGAGCGCATCCGCCGCGCCGGTCACGAGGTCGTCGGATACGACCGCAACAAGGCGGTCTCGGACGCCAAGAGCGTCCAGGACATGATCGACCAGCTCGAGGCGCCGCGCGTCGTGTGGGTCATGGTGCCCGCCGGCGAGATCACCCGCTCGGTCGTCCAGGACCTCTCCGCGCGGCTCGAGCCCGGCGACCTCGTCATCGACGGTGGCAACAGCCGCTTCACCGACGACTTCGAGAACGCTGCGATGCTCAAGGACAAGGGCATCGGCTACCTCGACTGCGGTGTCTCCGGTGGCATCTGGGGCCTGGAGAATGGCTACGGCCTCATGGTTGGCGGGCTGAAGAAGCACGTCACCCGGGCGATGCCGATCTTCGACGCGCTGCGGCCCGAGGGCCCGCGCGACGAGGGCTTCGTCCACGCGGGCGAGGTCGGCGCCGGCCACTACGTGAAGATGGTGCACAACGGCATCGAGTACGGCCTGATGCACGCGTACGCCGAGGGCTACGAGCTGCTCGAGAAGAAGGACATCGTCAAGGACGTCCCCGGGGCGTTCAAGGCGTGGAGCCGCGGCACCGTCGTGCGCTCCTGGCTGCTCGACCTCATGGTCAAGGCGCTCGAGGATAACCCGGAGATGGACGACGTCTCCGACTACACCGCCGACTCCGGCGAGGGCCGCTGGACCGTCGAGGAGGCGATCGCCAACGCCGTGCCGATGCCGGTCATCTCGGCCTCGCTCTTCGCCCGCTTCGCCTCGCGGCAGGAGGCCAGCCCGGCGATGCAGGCCGTCGCGGCGCTGCGTGGCCAGTTCGGCGGGCACCAGGTGATGACGATCGACGAGGGTCACGACCTGCGCAAGGAGTCCGCGGTCGGCGGGCCGAAGAAGGCCACGACCGCCCAGCGCAAGGAGGCCTCGAAGGAGAAGAAGGCCTCGAAGAAGACGGCCGCGAAGAAGGCGGCGAAGGCGGGCCCGTCCTCCGGGTCGGGCAGCACCGGCGGGGCGACGGGGCCGACGAGCGGGTCGCGGTCCACGCGCTCGCACTGA
- the recF gene encoding DNA replication/repair protein RecF (All proteins in this family for which functions are known are DNA-binding proteins that assist the filamentation of RecA onto DNA for the initiation of recombination or recombinational repair.) — protein sequence MHVRHLSVADFRSYESAELPLSPGVSTLVGLNGQGKTNLVEAIGYVATLSSHRVAQDQPLVRFGAERAIVRAAVVREGREQVVELEITPGRANRAKLGRAPVPRPRDVLGTLRTVLFAPEDLALVKGDPEQRRRFLDDLLVQRQPRWAGVRADYDKIVRQRSALLKQAGGTMREGRGRGRRATRLPEGLEPDAAREDALRTLDIWDDNLATLGSQLLYARLRLLTDLVPHLADTYGAVSASSTDATARYRSSIPGPAGEALAEGFGSGEDVPTPDVLRGELLTAMGALRDQEIDRGVSLVGPHRDDVTLALGPMPAKGYASHGESWSFALGLRLAAYRLLQHDLQDDPVLILDDVFAELDSGRRERLAGLIGDCEQVIITAAVGEDVPSGLAGERFTVTTGQVSRESGEGVPAAGAEAVADE from the coding sequence GTGCACGTCCGGCACCTCTCGGTCGCGGACTTCCGCAGCTACGAGAGCGCGGAGCTGCCCCTCTCACCAGGGGTGAGCACCCTCGTCGGGCTCAACGGCCAGGGCAAGACCAACCTCGTCGAGGCGATCGGCTACGTCGCGACCCTCTCGAGCCACCGGGTCGCACAGGACCAGCCGCTCGTCCGCTTCGGTGCCGAGCGGGCGATCGTCCGGGCCGCGGTCGTGCGCGAGGGGCGCGAGCAGGTCGTCGAGCTCGAGATCACTCCGGGACGGGCCAACCGCGCCAAGCTCGGCCGGGCCCCCGTGCCGCGGCCGCGGGACGTCCTCGGGACGCTGCGGACCGTGCTCTTCGCCCCCGAGGACCTCGCGCTCGTCAAGGGTGACCCGGAGCAGCGGCGCCGTTTCCTCGACGACCTCCTCGTGCAGCGCCAACCGCGGTGGGCCGGGGTGCGCGCCGACTACGACAAGATCGTCCGCCAGCGCTCGGCGCTGCTCAAGCAGGCCGGGGGGACGATGCGCGAGGGACGCGGCCGTGGTCGCCGGGCCACGCGTCTGCCGGAGGGGCTCGAGCCCGACGCCGCCCGCGAGGACGCGCTGCGCACCCTCGACATCTGGGACGACAACCTCGCCACCCTCGGCTCGCAGCTGCTCTACGCCCGGCTGCGCCTGCTCACCGACCTCGTCCCGCACCTCGCTGACACCTACGGCGCGGTGAGCGCGAGCTCGACGGACGCCACGGCCCGCTACCGCTCCTCGATCCCCGGCCCGGCGGGCGAGGCGCTCGCCGAGGGCTTCGGGTCGGGTGAGGACGTGCCGACACCCGATGTGCTGCGGGGGGAGCTGCTCACCGCGATGGGCGCGCTGCGCGACCAGGAGATCGACCGCGGCGTGAGCCTCGTCGGGCCGCACCGGGATGACGTCACCCTGGCCCTCGGTCCCATGCCGGCGAAGGGGTACGCGAGCCACGGCGAGTCGTGGTCCTTCGCCCTCGGGCTGCGCCTGGCCGCCTACCGGCTGCTCCAGCACGACCTCCAGGACGACCCGGTTCTCATCCTCGACGACGTCTTCGCCGAGCTCGACTCCGGCCGGCGGGAGCGGCTGGCCGGCCTCATCGGTGACTGCGAGCAGGTGATCATCACCGCCGCCGTCGGCGAGGACGTCCCGTCGGGGTTGGCGGGCGAGCGCTTCACCGTCACCACCGGGCAGGTCTCCCGGGAGAGCGGCGAAGGGGTGCCCGCTGCGGGTGCCGAGGCGGTGGCCGATGAGTGA
- a CDS encoding DUF721 domain-containing protein, giving the protein MSEPPPTEDPRPDDPESPDEPGPEPDDGPLGQVEDAARAALARARANAAARGLRPGMKPRRRRVRRGMEPEVSPFATGRDPELLGDQIERMIADRGWQSDVAAGSVMSRWPDLVGEQVAAHSEPVAYEDGVLTVRADSTAWTTQLRLLTSTILARLAEDVGPDTVSELRIVGPSAPSWRKGLRRAPGGRGPRDTYG; this is encoded by the coding sequence ATGAGTGAGCCTCCGCCCACGGAGGACCCGCGCCCGGACGACCCCGAGTCCCCCGACGAGCCGGGACCCGAGCCGGACGACGGTCCGCTCGGACAGGTCGAGGACGCCGCCCGCGCCGCGCTCGCCCGTGCCCGCGCCAACGCCGCCGCCCGCGGGCTGCGACCCGGCATGAAACCGCGCCGTCGGCGGGTCCGGCGCGGGATGGAGCCGGAGGTATCCCCCTTCGCCACCGGCCGTGACCCTGAGCTCCTCGGGGACCAGATCGAGCGGATGATCGCCGACCGTGGGTGGCAGAGCGACGTCGCCGCCGGGTCGGTGATGTCCCGCTGGCCCGACCTCGTCGGCGAGCAGGTCGCCGCCCACAGCGAGCCGGTCGCCTACGAGGACGGGGTGCTCACCGTCCGCGCCGACTCGACCGCCTGGACCACCCAGCTGCGGCTGCTCACCTCGACGATCCTCGCCCGGCTCGCCGAGGACGTCGGCCCCGACACCGTCTCCGAGCTGCGGATCGTCGGGCCGAGCGCCCCCTCGTGGCGCAAGGGTCTGCGACGCGCCCCCGGCGGCCGCGGGCCGCGGGACACCTACGGCTGA
- a CDS encoding 2Fe-2S iron-sulfur cluster-binding protein: MPNVSIPALDEVIYLGPDETLLSGLYKAGYSYTVGCKRGGCGICKVDVLDGDFSYNRPIAATVISAEERTDGTCLSCRAVPDSDVTIQMRDDEMRLVNPFLRQINEKARRRAEALAAGTDMEQ, encoded by the coding sequence GTGCCGAACGTGTCCATCCCCGCACTGGACGAGGTGATCTACCTCGGCCCGGACGAGACGCTGCTCTCGGGCCTCTACAAGGCCGGGTACAGCTACACCGTCGGGTGCAAGCGTGGTGGCTGCGGCATCTGCAAGGTCGACGTGCTCGACGGCGACTTCTCCTACAACCGCCCGATCGCCGCGACCGTCATCAGCGCCGAGGAGCGCACCGACGGGACCTGCCTGAGCTGCCGAGCCGTCCCGGACTCAGACGTCACCATCCAGATGCGCGACGACGAGATGCGTCTGGTCAATCCCTTCCTCCGTCAGATCAACGAGAAGGCACGACGGCGTGCCGAGGCGCTGGCGGCCGGCACCGACATGGAGCAGTAA
- a CDS encoding catechol 2,3-dioxygenase: MGIMRMGYAHVRVTDMAEAKDHYASTMGLYETRSDTTAEGAQRVFYKGWDEWDHHSVVLEEGGVGVVKYGWKVEHETDIDDIEAKATAFGLTVERMSTGENPEIGDGIRFTTPSDHVFEVYHQATAYGTEVGTHNPDAFPRHLVGVGAPALDHSLITAEDPARMEKMLIDVFGFYATERVQTSLDADHDLVGTWMTSNNQIHQLAVIGGPQGKLHHFAFRLDNWNDVGRAADLMTMDDVPIDVGPTRHGITRGQTVYFFDPSGNRNEVFAGGYLAFPDRPTTVWTVDQLGKGIFYHARELNERFTTVLT, translated from the coding sequence ATGGGAATCATGAGGATGGGTTACGCGCACGTGCGCGTCACCGACATGGCCGAGGCCAAGGACCACTACGCCAGCACGATGGGTCTCTACGAGACCAGGTCCGACACCACCGCCGAGGGCGCCCAGCGTGTCTTCTACAAGGGCTGGGACGAGTGGGACCACCACTCCGTCGTCCTCGAGGAGGGCGGCGTCGGCGTCGTGAAGTACGGCTGGAAGGTCGAGCACGAGACCGACATCGACGACATCGAGGCCAAGGCGACGGCCTTCGGTCTGACCGTCGAGCGGATGAGCACGGGCGAGAACCCCGAGATCGGTGACGGCATCCGCTTCACGACGCCGTCCGACCACGTCTTCGAGGTCTACCACCAGGCGACCGCGTACGGCACCGAGGTCGGCACGCACAACCCGGACGCCTTCCCGCGCCACCTCGTCGGAGTCGGCGCCCCGGCTCTGGACCACTCGCTCATCACCGCCGAGGACCCGGCGCGCATGGAGAAGATGCTCATCGACGTCTTCGGCTTCTACGCCACCGAGCGCGTCCAGACCAGCCTCGACGCCGACCACGACCTCGTCGGCACGTGGATGACGAGCAACAACCAGATCCACCAGCTCGCGGTCATCGGCGGTCCCCAGGGCAAGCTGCACCACTTCGCCTTCCGCCTGGACAACTGGAACGACGTGGGTCGGGCCGCCGACCTCATGACGATGGACGACGTGCCGATCGACGTGGGCCCGACCCGCCACGGCATCACCCGCGGCCAGACGGTCTACTTCTTCGACCCGTCGGGCAACCGCAACGAGGTCTTCGCCGGCGGCTACCTCGCCTTCCCGGACCGCCCGACGACGGTGTGGACGGTCGACCAGCTGGGCAAGGGGATCTTCTACCACGCCCGCGAGCTCAACGAGCGCTTCACGACGGTGCTCACGTGA
- a CDS encoding GlcG/HbpS family heme-binding protein: MTDGMTRPTRALTLAGARAALDAALARAEEIDARMNVAVVDAGGTIVAFARMDGAFNLSGGIARDKAKTVVGFGGVPSAGLYEGLKDEPAVRDGIANREGVAAFGGGVPIVVDGELVGAVGASGGSAEEDTQVAQAGADALA; the protein is encoded by the coding sequence GTGACCGATGGGATGACCCGCCCCACGCGGGCGCTCACCCTCGCCGGGGCCAGGGCCGCGCTCGACGCGGCCCTGGCCCGCGCCGAGGAGATAGACGCGCGGATGAACGTCGCCGTCGTCGACGCCGGGGGCACGATCGTGGCCTTCGCGCGGATGGACGGTGCCTTCAACCTCTCCGGCGGGATCGCACGGGACAAGGCCAAGACCGTCGTCGGCTTCGGCGGGGTGCCGAGCGCCGGGCTGTACGAGGGGCTCAAGGACGAGCCGGCCGTGCGCGACGGCATCGCGAACCGTGAGGGCGTGGCCGCCTTCGGCGGGGGCGTGCCGATCGTCGTCGACGGCGAGCTCGTCGGGGCCGTCGGGGCCTCCGGCGGCAGCGCCGAGGAGGACACCCAGGTCGCCCAGGCGGGCGCCGACGCCCTCGCCTGA
- a CDS encoding alpha/beta fold hydrolase codes for MNENPEIGRSIQTGPLATNYHDTGPAPEPVDGEGGTVLLLHGSGPGVSAWANWRNQLPPFARHHRVVAPDLAGFGFTEVPEGQEYSREVWLRQIVDLLDALEIERVHVVGNSFGGSMALALAIHHPERIDKLVLMGSVGIPFELTAGLDAVWGYEPSEAAMGRLMRETFAYDSSLITDELVASRYAASTRPGTMEAFASMFPAPRQRWVEAMAHPEEAIRGITAPTLLVHGRDDQVIPLSTSLTMLELIDDSRLHVFGRCGHWTQIEHGAAFTELVLDFLAE; via the coding sequence GTGAACGAGAACCCCGAGATCGGCCGGAGCATCCAGACCGGCCCGCTGGCGACCAACTACCACGACACCGGGCCCGCCCCCGAGCCCGTCGACGGCGAAGGGGGGACCGTCCTTCTCCTCCACGGCTCGGGACCGGGGGTCTCGGCCTGGGCGAACTGGCGAAACCAGCTGCCCCCCTTCGCCCGTCACCACCGCGTCGTCGCACCCGACCTCGCCGGGTTCGGGTTCACCGAGGTGCCCGAGGGGCAGGAGTACTCGCGCGAGGTGTGGCTGCGTCAGATCGTCGACCTGCTCGACGCGCTCGAGATCGAGCGCGTGCACGTCGTCGGCAACTCCTTCGGCGGGTCGATGGCGCTCGCGCTCGCGATCCACCACCCGGAGCGGATCGACAAGCTCGTCCTCATGGGCAGCGTCGGCATCCCCTTCGAGCTGACCGCTGGCCTCGACGCGGTGTGGGGGTACGAGCCGAGCGAGGCCGCGATGGGCCGGCTGATGCGCGAGACCTTCGCCTACGACAGCTCGCTCATCACCGACGAGCTCGTCGCGAGCCGCTACGCCGCGTCGACGCGGCCCGGGACGATGGAGGCCTTCGCATCGATGTTCCCCGCGCCCCGGCAGCGGTGGGTCGAGGCGATGGCCCATCCCGAGGAGGCGATCCGCGGGATCACCGCGCCGACGTTGCTCGTCCATGGCCGCGACGACCAGGTCATCCCGCTGTCGACCTCGCTGACGATGCTCGAGCTGATCGACGACTCCCGGCTGCACGTCTTCGGCCGGTGCGGGCACTGGACCCAGATCGAGCACGGGGCGGCCTTCACCGAGCTCGTCCTCGACTTCCTCGCGGAGTAG
- a CDS encoding LURP-one-related/scramblase family protein, with the protein MGLLDTDVIVMDQIRSFMSNDFAIHDGHGQVIGSLQTEGGIGSRMLMGNRELAVHDADGSLLCRVTDPPDLGFDTFEVHDPQGGRVARIVKEFTFFSKSLRVELATGGVMGLKGELFDREFTVQGPLGEAARVSRRWPGVAEFLLSRERYVVALAPGLPVPERLGTIGAVIALDLIRAKERSSGS; encoded by the coding sequence ATGGGGCTCCTCGACACCGACGTCATCGTCATGGACCAGATCCGGTCCTTCATGAGCAACGACTTCGCGATCCATGACGGTCATGGTCAGGTGATCGGCAGCCTGCAGACCGAAGGGGGCATCGGCTCGCGGATGCTCATGGGCAACCGCGAGCTCGCGGTGCACGACGCCGACGGGTCGCTGCTGTGCCGGGTCACCGACCCGCCGGACCTCGGCTTCGACACCTTCGAGGTGCACGACCCGCAGGGTGGTCGGGTCGCGCGGATCGTCAAGGAGTTCACCTTCTTCAGCAAGTCGCTGCGTGTCGAGCTGGCGACCGGCGGGGTGATGGGGCTCAAGGGTGAGCTCTTCGACCGGGAGTTCACCGTCCAGGGCCCGCTCGGCGAGGCGGCCCGGGTGAGCCGGCGCTGGCCCGGGGTCGCCGAGTTCCTCCTGTCCCGCGAGCGCTACGTCGTGGCGTTGGCTCCGGGGCTGCCGGTGCCCGAGCGGCTCGGGACGATCGGGGCGGTCATCGCGCTCGACCTCATCCGCGCCAAGGAGCGCAGCTCCGGGAGCTAG